GAAATTCATGTCCACCCGGGAGCTTTGATTCCTGAGATTGAAAAGCCCGCAAATGAGTGCGAATAAACGCAAATAGGCGTATTGGTATTGCCCAGCCCTAATCGTGGTTTTCGAAACGGGTAGATTGAGCTGGTTTGTGGTGTTTGGAGCTCATTTATGGATGATAAATTCCAGGATCGAATCGTGGGTTAGATACATTGAAAATCGAATCGACTCCACCATAATTAAGGTAGAGGGCGCGTATTTCTCGTCCCTGAGAGAGGAGGTAGTCAATGTTTCTAATGCAGAAAAACAGTGAAAGATTGGTTGAAGTGCTTAGCCTGACTGACCTGTTCAATCCCAACCACAGTGAAATCGTCGGACGTTTTCATGCCGGTGAAGAGATGCAGGATGCAGAGAAGTTTATTAAAGCACAGATGCAGTTTCCATCCGGTGAGCCTCTGCCTCAGTGCTGGCTGGATTCGGGTTACCGTCATCATTAAAGGGAATGATCCGAAATTTCAGGCTGGCTGAGCATGCCGTCAACAGATAACTCTTGGGTTATCTGGAGGGGGGCTGTTTGCCCAAGCTGCTGTATCAAGCTCCGTTAGGTCTCGAAAGATGCTGCGCCATCCAGGTGCAGTATACTGATTGTATTGACTCATCTGATTCAAAATAGTGCGCACAACCAACCTATATCAGTCCGGTTGTGCACCAGCTTGCTGCTTTTGACTGCAGTGACCCATTCCGGTTATCTCTAACCATCTGATTTATAATTAACATTTTGTCTGCGCTCGGTTTATCCGATGTCGAAAACACTTGCTTTAGGATCGCGTCAGGGGGGTTCTGATCACTCATCCGGCAGAAAGCCATCACTTTGATTGTCCGGTCGACAAGGTCTTGGGAGCGGATTAGTGGTTTGTATTATAGAGTGGGACTGGTTTTTGCTTTAGTGTTAAACGATAGCGAAAAAACAACACGGAGCGATCTGATGCTTGATAAAACATTGACAGTCATTCTTGCGGGAGGCCATGGTTCCCGTCTGAAGCCACTGACCCTGGAGAGAACCAAACCGGCGGTCCCGTTCGGCGGTCAATATCGGATTATCGATTTCACCCTGGTGAACTGTCTCCATTCAGGCCTCAGGCAGGTACTTGTGTTGACCCAATACAAATCCCACTCACTGCAGAAACATCTCAGAGATGGGTGGTCGCTGTTCAATCCCGAGCTGGGTGAATACATCACAGCGGTTCCGCCGCAGATGAGAACCGGAGGCAGTTGGTATGACGGAACCGCGGATGCGGTCTATCAGAATCTCTATATGCTGAAGCGAAGTGGTGCTGAGCGGGTGCTGATCCTCTCCGGCGACCATATCTACCGCATGGACTACGCGCCGTTGTTGGCGTTTCATGAAGAGCACAGTTCCGGTGTGACCCTGGCGAGTATGGAAGTGCCCCTCAGTGAAGCGGGCCAGTTCGGTGTGATGGGTGTGGATCAGCAGGGTCGGGTAACCTCTTTTGAAGAGAAACCGAAAAACCCAGAACCCTGTCAGCCGGGAGGCGAGAATGCACTGGTCTCTATGGGCATCTATGTGTTCTCCCTGGATCGACTGATTTCGATCCTTGAGGAGGATCATCTGTTGTCGGATTCAGGGCACGATTTTGGCTTTGATATACTGCCGAAACTGTTCGCCGAGAATGAGGTATATGCCTATCGCTTCGGTGGCAAGGCGGGGCGTGTCAGTCGTGATCGCTATTGGCGCGATGTAGGTAATCTGGACAGTTACTATGAGGCGAATATGCAACTGCTCGATCCTCAGCCTGCGCTGGATCTCTATCAGCCTGAATGGCCGATTCGAACCCACCATTCTCAATACCCTCCAGCGCGTACAGTACCCGGAATATCCGGCAGTGAAGGGATTTTCATCAATTCAATCGTTGCCAACGGGGTATTGATTGTCGGTGGGAGTGTGCAGCACTCGATTCTGTTTCCCAATGTACGCATCGGAGACGAAGCGGTGATTCACAACTCGATCCTGTTTGAAGGGGTAGAGGTTGGTGATGGAGCGGAATTGGATAACTGCATTGTCGACAAGGGGGTTGTCATTCCACCGGGTGAGCGCATCGGCTTCGACAAGGCTCAGGATGCGGCGCGTTTTTCCATATCCGAGAAAGGTATTGTGGTGGTGCCTAAGGGGTATCAGTTTTAGATTTTAGTCCGTGAATGAACACGCCTTGGTTCAGTGCAATCGATCCGGACTATGCATTAAGACCTTGATCGACTCAATCATCGTCAGCCTGGTGGATGCGGGGTAAAAGCGCAATGAACAACAGATTACCCGCTTCTTGCATTCATTCACGGACAAAGAAAGCGCTTAAACCTCAACCAGTGTGCGCCCGAAAATTTCGCCGGAGAGCATTTGTTCGAAGGTATCGGGTAACTGCTCCAGGTTGATTTTCTGTTGCACGATATCATCCAGGTGTCTGGGTTTCAGGTCGGTCGCCAGGCGTTGCCATATCTCAGTGCGGAGCGGGTATGGACAGCCTGCGGAATCGATGCCCAGCAGACTCACACCCCTGAGGATGAAGGGCATCACCGTGGTATTCAGCTGATGGCCGCCGGCCAGGCCGATCGAGGCGATATTACCCCAGGGTTTGATCTTGCAGGCGATGCTGGAAAGCATAGCGCCACCCACATTGTCCACGGCGCCACCCCAGTGTGCCCGTTCGAGAGCATGGTGGGCGGGGGGGATCTTGTCACGACCCAGTACCTCCTGGGCACCCAGGTGCTCGAGATAACTCTGCTGCTCCTGCTTGCCGGTGACTGCGTGAACTTCAAAGCCCTCACCGTCAAAGATGTTAACCGCGATACAGCCAACCCCGCCGGTTGCGCCGGTCACCAGTATCGGCCCCATATCGGGTTGCTGGCCATTGATCTCCATGCGATGTAGCGCCAGTGCGGCGGTAAAACCTGCAGTACCTAGAGCCATCGATTGTTCCAGGGTGAGGCCTTCCGGTAGAGGGATCACCCAATCTGCCGGTACTCTGAGATACTCGGCATAACCACCATCTGCAGTGGCAGACATTTCGTAACCGGTGACGACAACCTGATCCCCCTCTTTGAATCGCCGGTCATTACTCTCTGCCACTTCACCGGCGGCATCGATTCCGCCGGTCAGCGGGAAGTGTCTGAGGATCTTGCCTTTGCCGGTGCCTGCCAGGGCATCCTTATAGTTGATGCTGGAGTAGCGTACTCTGATCAACACCTCGCCTTTTTCCGGCGAATCCAGTAATAGTTCTTCGATACCGGCAGAGTGCTCTGAGTTTCTAAAATTTATCCGGAACGCTCGATATGAGTTCATGATGGACTACTCCGTAACGACTGGTATTTTCCCGATCTTGCCCCGCCATTCGGCAGGACCTGTCTGGTGAACTGAGATCCCCTGGCTGTCGACCGCAACGGTTACCGGGAAATCCACCACTTCAAACTCCCGGATCGCCTCCATGCCCAGGTCCTCGAAGGCAAGCACTTTTGAACTGCGGATTGCTTTGGAGACCAAATAGGCGGCACCGCCGACTGCCATCAAATAGACCGCTTTATGTTTTTTGATCGCTTCCAATGCCGTGGGGCCACGCTCGGCTTTGCCGACCATGCCAAGCAGTCCCGCCTGGCCAAGCATGGTTTCACTGAATTTGTCCATGCGGGTTGCTGTGGTTGGACCTGCCGGTCCGACCACCTCATCGCGCACCGGATCAACCGGCCCTACGTAGTAGATAAAACGATTGGTGAAGTCCACATTGTTCGGCAGCGCCTCGCCCTTTTCAATCAAGTCGGCAATCCTTTTGTGGGCAGCATCCCGTCCGGTCAGCAGCTTGCCGTTCAACAGGATCAATTCCCCCGGCTTCCAACTGGCGATCTCCTCTCTGGTGACCTGATCCAGATTGACCCGTCGTGCTTCGGGTGAGGCCTCCCAGGTAACTGCCGGCCAGTCACTGGCCAGGGGTGGGGTGAGTTGGGCCGGACCGCTGCCGTCGAGGGTAAACTCCACATGCCGGGTTGCGGCGCAATTGGGAATCATCGCCACCGGCAGCGATGCGGCATGGGTTGGAAAATCACTGATCTTTACATCCAGAACGGTTGTCAGTCCGCCAAGTCCCTGAGCCCCGATACCCAGGGCGTTCACTTTCTCGAATAGCTCCAGGCGCAGTTCATCCTTACGGTTCTGTGGCCCTCGGGCAACCAGTTCATGAATATCGATGGGCTCCATCAAGGCCTCTTTAGCCAGCAGCATGGCCTTTTCGGCACTGCCACCGACGCCGATGCCGAGCATGCCTGGGGGGCACCATCCAGCACCCATTTTCGGCAGTTCCTCAATTACCCAGTCCACCAGGGAGCCGGAAGGGTTTAACACTTTAAAGCGGGATTTGTTTTCAGAACCACCCCCTTTGGCGGCGATCTTAATCTCCACTTTGTCGCCCCGCACCAATTCAGTGTGGACAATGGCAGGCGTGTTGTCACCGGTGTTCTTGCGTGCCCCGAGAGGATCGTTGACCATCGAGAATCTGAGTACATTGTCAGGGTGGGCATAGCCATGGCGTACCCCTTCGTTGACCATCTCATTAACACTCATGCTGCTGTCCCAGGTGACATCCATGCCGATTTTCAGAAACACCACCACCATACCGGTGTCCTGACAGACCGGACGACGGCCTTCGGCACACATCCGGGAGTTGACCAGTATCTGGGCCATGGCGTCTTTGGCCGCCGGGCTCTGCTCCTTTTCCCAGGCCTCACCCAGGGCCTTGAGAAAATCGACAGGGTGGTAGTAAGAGATGAACTGAATGGCGTCTGCAACGTTTTGGATGAAATCATCCTGGCGAATTTGTGTCATGGTCTATCCTGTCTTACCCGAATATCAGTAAGAAATATTGTAGTTTTGTTTCTAGGGCAGTGTTGGATGAAATCAGTGGATCAGGGGAAAATCATCAACACTGCGGTAATTCGTGTTAGGGATTCTGTGAGTATTTCATGAACCGGCTGTTGTTGTAAGGTGTGTCTGGAATAAATGATCTCTGATATTTGCTCATTTTATCAAACCGGCGAATGCCGGAATCAAGCAGCAGGATGCAAATGAATTGCTCGTTTGCTTCACCTTCGGGTCGATTGTAAATCAATGTACCGGGGCCTGATAACAGGCCCTGGTGTCGATTTGTATAACTGTTACGAAAGGGCTTGCTCTTGGTTCAAATCTCCAACAACAGGCGGCTCGGATCTTCAAGCAGTTGTTTTATGGTTACCAGAAACTGTACCGCGTCACGCCCATCAATGATTCGATGATCATAGGAGAGTGCCAGATACATCATTGGCCGGATGACAATCTCACCTTTCTCAACCATCGGTCTCTGCTGAATC
This portion of the Candidatus Thiodiazotropha endoloripes genome encodes:
- a CDS encoding oxidoreductase, coding for MNSYRAFRINFRNSEHSAGIEELLLDSPEKGEVLIRVRYSSINYKDALAGTGKGKILRHFPLTGGIDAAGEVAESNDRRFKEGDQVVVTGYEMSATADGGYAEYLRVPADWVIPLPEGLTLEQSMALGTAGFTAALALHRMEINGQQPDMGPILVTGATGGVGCIAVNIFDGEGFEVHAVTGKQEQQSYLEHLGAQEVLGRDKIPPAHHALERAHWGGAVDNVGGAMLSSIACKIKPWGNIASIGLAGGHQLNTTVMPFILRGVSLLGIDSAGCPYPLRTEIWQRLATDLKPRHLDDIVQQKINLEQLPDTFEQMLSGEIFGRTLVEV
- the glgC gene encoding glucose-1-phosphate adenylyltransferase, with amino-acid sequence MLNDSEKTTRSDLMLDKTLTVILAGGHGSRLKPLTLERTKPAVPFGGQYRIIDFTLVNCLHSGLRQVLVLTQYKSHSLQKHLRDGWSLFNPELGEYITAVPPQMRTGGSWYDGTADAVYQNLYMLKRSGAERVLILSGDHIYRMDYAPLLAFHEEHSSGVTLASMEVPLSEAGQFGVMGVDQQGRVTSFEEKPKNPEPCQPGGENALVSMGIYVFSLDRLISILEEDHLLSDSGHDFGFDILPKLFAENEVYAYRFGGKAGRVSRDRYWRDVGNLDSYYEANMQLLDPQPALDLYQPEWPIRTHHSQYPPARTVPGISGSEGIFINSIVANGVLIVGGSVQHSILFPNVRIGDEAVIHNSILFEGVEVGDGAELDNCIVDKGVVIPPGERIGFDKAQDAARFSISEKGIVVVPKGYQF
- a CDS encoding acetyltransferase, yielding MFLMQKNSERLVEVLSLTDLFNPNHSEIVGRFHAGEEMQDAEKFIKAQMQFPSGEPLPQCWLDSGYRHH
- a CDS encoding fumarate hydratase; translation: MTQIRQDDFIQNVADAIQFISYYHPVDFLKALGEAWEKEQSPAAKDAMAQILVNSRMCAEGRRPVCQDTGMVVVFLKIGMDVTWDSSMSVNEMVNEGVRHGYAHPDNVLRFSMVNDPLGARKNTGDNTPAIVHTELVRGDKVEIKIAAKGGGSENKSRFKVLNPSGSLVDWVIEELPKMGAGWCPPGMLGIGVGGSAEKAMLLAKEALMEPIDIHELVARGPQNRKDELRLELFEKVNALGIGAQGLGGLTTVLDVKISDFPTHAASLPVAMIPNCAATRHVEFTLDGSGPAQLTPPLASDWPAVTWEASPEARRVNLDQVTREEIASWKPGELILLNGKLLTGRDAAHKRIADLIEKGEALPNNVDFTNRFIYYVGPVDPVRDEVVGPAGPTTATRMDKFSETMLGQAGLLGMVGKAERGPTALEAIKKHKAVYLMAVGGAAYLVSKAIRSSKVLAFEDLGMEAIREFEVVDFPVTVAVDSQGISVHQTGPAEWRGKIGKIPVVTE